A region from the Melanotaenia boesemani isolate fMelBoe1 chromosome 11, fMelBoe1.pri, whole genome shotgun sequence genome encodes:
- the rorb gene encoding nuclear receptor ROR-beta — translation MRAQIEVIPCKICGDKSSGIHYGVITCEGCKGFFRRSQQNNASYSCPRQRNCLIDRTNRNRCQHCRLQKCLALGMSRDAVKFGRMSKKQRDSLYAEVQKHQARLQEQRQQQTGEAEALARVYSSSLTNGLSTLNHEIGGTYANGHVIDLPKGGHGNGGGVPGGYYGMDSTQPSPDQSGLDMSGMKHIKQEPVYDLTPVPNLFSYGGYQDSQLGPNNVSMGELDRIAQNIIKSHLETCQYTTEELQQLAWQTHSYEEVKMYQSKPRDVLWQQCAIQITHAIQYVVEFAKRISGFMELCQNDQILLLKSGCLEVVLVRMCRAFNPLNNTVLFEGKYGGMQMFKALGCDDLVSAVFDFAKSLCSLQLTEEEIALFSAAVLISTDRPWLMEPRKVQKLQEKIYFALQHIMQKNHMDEDALAKLISRIPTLSALCTLHTEELQAFQQLHPETVNVLFPPLYKELFNPDPNSAMAMPK, via the exons CCCAAATTGAAGTTATACCATGTAAAATCTGCGGAGACAAATCATCAGGTATCCACTATGGAGTCATTACATGTGAAGGATGTAAG GGTTTCTTCAGACGGAGTCAGCAGAACAATGCCTCCTACTCCTGCCCTCGCCAGAGGAACTGCCTCATCGACAGAACAAACCGCAACCGCTGCCAACACTGCCGCCTGCAGAAATGTCTTGCCCTAGGAATGTCCAGAGATG CGGTTAAGTTTGGCCGCATGTCCAAGAAGCAACGTGACAGCCTGTACGCAGAGGTCCAAAAGCACCAGGCACGACTGCAGGAGCAGCGGCAACAGCAGACAGGCGAAGCTGAAGCTCTGGCTCGTGTTTATTCATCCAGCCTAACCAACGGACTGTCCACCCTCAACCATGAAATTGGGGGCACCTATGCCAATGGCCATGTCATAGATCTACCCAAAGGTGGCCATGGTAATGGAGGTGGAGTCCCGGGAGGCTATTATGGGATGGACTCCACTCAGCCATCTCCAGACCAGTCAGGTTTGGACATGTCGGGCATGAAGCACATTAAGCAGGAACCGGTTTATGATCTGACGCCAGTACCCAACCTGTTCAGCTACGGGGGCTACCAGGACAGTCAACTTGGACCAAATAATGTCAGCATGGGAGAGCTGG ACCGTATTGCTCAAAATATTATCAAGTCGCACTTGGAGACATGTCAGTACACAACAGAGGAGTTACAGCAGCTAGCCTGGCAGACACATTCTTATGAAGAGGTCAAGATGTACCAGAGCAAG CCCCGGGACGTGCTCTGGCAGCAGTGTGCCATCCAGATCACCCATGCAATCCAGTATGTGGTGGAGTTTGCCAAGCGCATCTCAGGGTTCATGGAACTGTGCCAGAATGACCAGATCCTGCTTCTGAAATCAG GTTGTTTGGAAGTAGTGTTGGTTCGGATGTGCAGGGCGTTCAACCCTCTCAACAACACTGTTCTGTTTGAGGGGAAGTATGGAGGCATGCAGATGTTCAAAGCTCTAG GTTGCGATGACTTAGTGAGCGCAGTGTTTGACTTTGCCAAGAGTTTGTGTTCATTGCAGCTAACAGAGGAGGAGATTGCTCTCTTCTCAGCAGCTGTACTAATTTCCACAG ATCGGCCCTGGCTGATGGAGCCTCGAAAAGTCCAGAAACTCCAGGAGAAGATCTACTTTGCTTTGCAGCACATTATGCAGAAGAACCACATGGATGAAGATGCACTGGCTAAG TTAATCAGCCGAATCCCAACGTTGTCAGCCCTGTGCACGCTTCATACAGAGGAGCTCCAAGCCTTCCAGCAACTCCACCCAGAAACAGTCAACGTCCTCTTCCCTCCACTCTACAAAGAACTTTTTAATCCTGACCCAAACTCTGCCATGGCCATGCCCAAGTGA